A segment of the Streptococcus chenjunshii genome:
TCACTGTTATCAAAATAAACATTACTGATAGTTGAGATGGGATAATCGTCCTCCGATAAATAGTCTTGCCATTCTTTTTGCAGCAGTGCCAGCTGTTCTTTTGTCAGAATATATTTTGTCTCAATTCGCTTAAACTGCGTTTCTATCTTCTTTTTAGTTTTCATTATAAGCTCCCTTCTTCTACTTTTGTAGAATATTCCCAAAAAAGAAAAGACGATAATTCTACGTTTGTCGACTATAATTATATTCTACATCTGTCTTACAAAAAAGTCAAGAATAACGTTCTTACAGCAACAAAAAATCAAATACAGCTGAAACAGAACGTTACTGCAACTTGAAAAAGCGCCTGCTTCCTCCTCCAGATGAAACAAACGCTTTACTTTTTTTATTGTCGTTACAGAGCTGAAAATCTGCGATCAATCATCGTCATCATCAAAATCATCATCTCTGTCATCATCTTCATCGCTGCTTCTGCTTACCCCATCCGGTTGCTGAGTTTCTGTACCAGCAGACGAAAGGATTTGATTTGTCTGGGCTTCGTCGGTCAGAGCTGTTTCTTGATCATTAGCGCTGTCAGAAGCGGAAGCCGGAGCAGGAGCGGGCTCCTCTGCAGGTTGACCGGTTGATACCGGCTCCTCTTTTTCTTCATTCACATTTTTCGACACGGACGGTTTGGCAATCTGGCTGTCGGTTCCAGACAGATTTTGGCCTGCCAGAGCAAAAACAGATCCCGAACCAAGCAGTGAGAAGGACAGAAGCAGAATTAAAAAGGGTGACAGAAAAGCTAAAGACTTTCCGTTTTCCATAATCGTTAAAATTCGGCGCCGCAAATTAAATTTATTGGAATAAAAGCAAGAAGTCAGCATGCCAAAATTTTTACTGGAACGGTCAATCATGCTCAGAATCGTTTCACTGTAGTAAAAACGGTAGCCAGTGCCATGATAGCCAAGGACAGTTTCATCACAATAAGCCTCTGCTGCTTCCTGCATTTCCCGGCAGGCAAAATGCACAAGCGGGTTGAACCAATGCAGGGCCAAAATGGTAACGATAAATAAGTTGGTATATAAATCATGGTGCTTATAATGGACAAGTTCATGTTCAAAAATTAAATCCAACTCTTCATCGGTGTAATGAGCTGCAGGCAGCAAGATGACAGGACGGTAAAAGCCGGTCAACATCGGGCTCTTGATGACAGGACAAAGCAAAACATTGATTGGTCTGCTGATACCGAGCGCTGTTTTGCTGATCTCAAGCCGTTTTTGAATCCGTTTGTCTGTAACAGTTTGCCCCCAGTGTTTCAGCATTGCCCTGAAGCGATAATAAGCCAAAAACTGTCTGCCCAAAACAATAAGAAAGCCAAGCAGCCAAACAGCCAGAAGCAGATAAAGCCAATAAAACTGCTGGAACTTATCCCAAATACTGATATCCTGTGCTGCAGCTGCCACATTTGAAGAAGCAGAAGCCGAGCTCGCCGCCCATGACTGAAACTGTACTTCTACAATGCCCTGTCCAAAATGCGGCCGCAAAGGGATAAGCAAACTCACCAAGATCAACAGCCAAAGCCTATAGACCGTTTTAGCCGAAACTTTTGTTTTCAAAAGTAAAAGCAAAGCACTTAAAATAATAATAAAAAGTGATGTTAAAAGAACAGTGACTGTCAGTGAGAATAAAAGTTCCGTCATTGCTTTCACCTACTTTTCCTGTTTTCTTTCCTGTATCAGCTGGTTAATATCATTAATATCTTTTTCAGATAAATGATGTGTTGCAAAAAAAGATTTCATCAAATGGCCGAATGACTGCCCTTCATACCGGCTAAAGAAGTGGCCGGCCTCTACTTCCATATACTCTTCTTCTGAAATAAGTGCAGTATAGTGACCTTCCCGCCCCTTGCGCTCACTGCTTAAAAAGCCTTTCTCTATTAAACGGGCTAAAATTGTTAAAAGTGTCTGCCGTTTCCAATGATTGTCATCCCCTAAAGCCCCAATAATCTGTGAGGAAGTTACCGGATTGGGTAAATGCCAGATCGCTTTTAAAACGGTAAATTCCGCATCTGGTAAACGTTTCATCGCTTTCATAGCCAGTCCTCCTATGTCACTTTTATTCTACAATTGTCAAACAAAAAAATCAACTGACAGCCAATTAAAAATAAGCAAAATAGAAAACAGCCGACAGATGAAACCAACAGAAAAAATAATAAAACCAACTCGAGGCTGCAAAAAAACCGCGAAGACAAAACTCCGCGGCAGCACCAAGATATAAAGGACGGTAAGTCCGAAATCTTTGATTTCGCAGACGCACCTCTGCCAGGACGGCTAGAAGGGTGCGGTCGGCTGCTAAGACGACAAAGCCTTCAGACGGCTACGGCTGACGGTAAGTCCGAAATCTTTGATTTCGCAGACGCACCCCTGCCAGGACGGCTAGAAGGGTGCGGTCGGCTGCTAAGACGACAAAGCCTTCAGACGGCTACGGCTGACGGTAAGTCCGAAATCTTTGATTTCGCAGACGCACCCCTGCCAGGACGACTAGAAGGGTGCGGTCGGCTGCTAAGACGACAAAGCCTTCAGACGGCTACGGCTGACGGTAAGCCCGAAATCTTTGATTTCGCAGACGCACCTCTGCCAAGATAATCAGAAAGGTGAAATAAGTTTTTAACTTCTGCCCCTTTTTGTCATATTTGCGAAACACAGCAGCTAATGCATTTTCAAATTTTAAAATGCCTGCTGGGCTTGTGGGGGCGGAGACAATGAAATCCCCTTGAAAAACGTTCTGTCCGCTCCCAGAACGGCTGGGAAGCGAGACAGAACCCCATAATATTAAGGGGCACATCTCACTCCACAGCCTTTAAGACCACTGTATTTTTGGAAAAAGGTGTTCAGCCGGACAGCTTTTTTTAATTATAAATCTTAAAGGCGTCATCGTCGTCCTGACCAACAAACGGCATCGCTTTGCGCAATTCGGCACCAACCTTTTCAATTTCCAAATCTGCTGCCGCTTTGCGGTAAGCTTCCAAACGTGGGCGGCCGGCTTTATAGTCATCAACAAACTCCTGAGCAAATTTGCCAGATTGAATATCAGCAAGAACAGCCTTCATATTTTCTTTGACTTGTTCTGTAATCACGCGCGGTCCTGATACATAATCGCCAAATTCAGCTGTGTTTGAAATAGACTGACGCATTTTCTTAAAGCCGCCCTCATAAATCAGGTCAACAATCAGCTTCATTTCATGCAGAACTTCAAAATAAGCTAACTCCGGAGCATAGCCGGCTTCAGTAAGAACCTCAAAGCCGGTTTCAATCAGTGCGGTCAAACCGCCGCAAAGTACAGCTTGTTCCCCAAATAAGTCCTCTTCGGTTTCTTCTTTAAAGGTTGTTTCCAACAGGCCAACACGGGCTGCACCGACTCCTTTAGCCCAATCCATGGCAATATGCTTGGCATTGCCTGTAGCATCTTGATAAACCGCATAGAGAGCCGGAACACCAAAACCTTCTGTATAGGTACGGCGAACCAAATGTCCCGGACCTTTAGGGGCACACATGAACACATCCACATCAGAAGGTGCTTTGATATATTCAAACAAAATATTAAACCCATGGGCAAAGCCGAGGGCATTGCCTGCCTGAAGGTTAGGAGCAATTTCGGAGGCATAGAGATCTGCCTGAATTTCATCCGGAGCTAAAATCATGATAACATCAGCCAACTTGGTTGCTTCCGCTACTTCATAAACAGAAAAACCGTCTTCCTTAGCTTTATCAAACGATTTACCCGTCCGAACACCGATGATCACATCGTGACCGGAATCACGCAGATTTTGAGCATGAGCATGGCCTTGCGAACCATAACCAATCACAGCGATTTTTTTTCCGCTGAGAGCTGCTGTTTTAACATCTTTTTCATATTCCATTGTTACTGCCATAATATATTTCTCTTTTCTAAAGTATTGTTTATTGGTTTTATATGTGTTTAATCATTCTAAGAAAAATCTCTTGAAAATCCTGTTGCCCCCGTGCGGGCAAGGTTACGGATTCCATAAGGTTTTACAACACGGAGCAGCGCTTCGATTTTCTCAGCGTCGCCGGTCATTTGAATGGTAATCGATTTTGGAGCTACATCGACAACACTGGCACGGAAAGGCTGGATAATCGCCAAAATTTCAGCCCGCTTAGCTGCAGGAGCAGAAATTTTAATCAAGACCACTTCCCTTTCCAGATGAGGAATATCCGTAATATCACGGACACGGACAACATCTATCAGGCGGTTCAGCTGCTTGATAATCTGCTCAACCTCTTCGAGGGTTTCCACATCAATAATAATTGTAATCCGGGAGATATCTGGCTCATCAGTATGACCGACCGAAATCGATTCAATATTGACCTGCCTGCGCGAGAGGACTCCTGTGAAACGGTTTAGAACCCCTGTTGAATTTTGAAGCCTGGCTGTTAACATTCTACGCATTAAACTTCACCCCCAACATCTCACTATTAGCCTTACCGCTCGGTACCATCGGGTAAACATGCTCGCGATTGGAAATATTAATCTCAATCAGCATCGGTTTATTATCCTGAATCACCTGTAGATCTTTTTCCAGACTGTGAGGATCGGAAAACTTATAATGTGCGATACCATAAGCTTCTGCCAGCAGCTGAAAATTCGGCTCATCATCAAAGGTGGATTCACTGCGGTGCTCATTGTAGAAGGACTCCTGCCACTGGCGCACCATCCCAAGGGAATGGTTATTAATCAGGACAACCTTAATCGGAATACCGTAGCCATTTAAAATCGCCAATTCCTGATTAGTCATCTGAAAACCGCCGTCACCGACAAAAAGAATGACCTCTTTATCCGGATTAGCTAATTTTGCTCCGATAGCTGCCGGAATGCCGAAGCCCATCGTCCCAAGACCGCCGGAAGTGATAATCTGGCGTTCTTTCTTAAAAGGATAATATTGGGCAACCCACATCTGATGCTGGCCGACATCCGTTACGACAAGCGCATCCCCTTTAGTCAGCTTACCGATAGTTTCAATAGCATGCTGCGGTTTAATGATCTCTTCATCAAAATCATAGCCAAAGGGCGCCTTTTGTTTATTAGCTAAGACTTGCTCGGTCCACTCATCGTGTCTGGTTCTGACCTCATCAAAACTCAGAAGCAGCTCCAGAGCCTTTCTGGCATCCCCGACGACCGGAATTTGGGTCTTAACTACTTTGCCTATTTCAGCCGGATCAATGTCAATATGAGCAACGACTGCATTTTTGGCAAAGGTTGCCGGATTGCCGGTCAGCCGGTCGGCAAAACGCGAACCAAAGTTAATCATAAAATCGCACTGTGTCAAGGCCATATTGGCTGCATAAGAACCATGCATGCCTCCCATTCCCAGCGATAAAGGGTGTTCAATTGGCATGACACCCAAACTGAGAAGGGTTGAAACAACAGGGATGTTGTAACGTTCAGCAAATACCTGCAGTTCCTTAGAGGCACCGGCATAATTAGCACCGCCGCCAGCAACAATCAAAGGCTTTTTCGCTTTTTTCAGCTGCTGCAGAATTTTTTTCACCTGCAGACCATTAGGTTCAACAGTCGGCTGGTAGCTAGGGATATCAAGGCTGGGATCGTAATAAAAATCCGTTTTCTTCTCTGCAATATCTCTGGGCAGATCAATGACTACCGGCCCCGGCCGGCCAGTCGTAGCGATATGGACGGCCTCAGTCACGACACGGGGAATGTCCGCTACATCGCGAATTTGATAATTATACTTAGTAATCGGCATGGTTACCCCGATAATATCTGCTTCTTGAAAAGCATCTTTACCGATTCCCGGAGTAGCCACCTGACCAGTGAATACAAGCATGGGGACACTGTCTCCCATACCATCGGCAATCCCTGTAATGGCATTTGTTGCTCCGGGGCCGCTTGTCACCAAAGCCACGCCCAATTCCCCTGTTGATTTGGCAAAACCTTCAGCCTCATGGAGGGCTCCTTGCTCATGGCGAGCCAAAATATGGCGGATACCCTTAAAACTATAAATAGCGTCATAGAGCGGCAAAACAGCCCCTCCAGGATAGCCAAAAATCGTTTTAATTCCCAAACTTGCCAGGGTCTCCAGAACCAATTCAGAGCCATTTTTTTTCTCTTCTAATTTAACTTCTTTCACAAGCTCCTCCTTATGCAGCTTTCCCTGAAATTGTCGAAAAATTCAAACACCTTGTATCTATGATAACACTTTTAAGAAATAAAGCAAGGCCAGATGAAAACAGCCTGTAGGCTGGGTTTACCTGCCTTCTTTTATCTCTGCTTTTACATGGCGAGTGACTGTTCAACAAAATCTTATACCCATGTTATCACATTGAAAAATATTGTCAATAGAATTTTCAGAAAATTTTGATTTCATTTTGCAGTCTCTAAAAATTGACTGCAGTAAAAAAAGCCTGCCGGCAGAACCTCCGGCAGACTGTCTCTATTCATTCAAGGAGAGATTATTCAACACTCATCAAATAAGGATAAACAGGCTGATCCCCTTGATGGATTTCAGCTTCAATATCGTCATAGCGTTCTTCCAGATAAGCAGCAATCTCTTTGGCTGTTTTCTCTTTTCCGCCTTCACCGATATAGATAGTAATGATTTCACTGTCCTCATCAATCATTTTAGCGAAAGTCTCCTGTAAAACAGTTTTTACATCCGTATCAGAAGCCACAATCTTGCCATCAACCATTCCCAGAAGGTCATCTTTATGAATGTCGAGACCATCAATACTGGTATCCCGTACTGCAACAGTGACACTGCCGCTGACAACATCATTCAGGACAGCAGACATCGCTTCAGTATTTTCATCAAGCGATTTTGACGGATCAAAAGCTAAAAGACTGGTAAAACCTTGCGGTACAGTCTTGCTGGCAATAACAGCAGCTGGGATTCCAACAACTTCAGCAGCAGACTGAGCTGCCAGCAAAATATTCTTGTTATTAGGTAAAATAATGACCTGTTTAGCATTGACTGCTTCAATAGCTTTGACAATATCTTCGGTTGACGGGTTCATCGTCTGACCGCCTGAAATGATATAGTCCACTCCCTGTGATCTGAAAATCTCAGCCAGCCCGTCACCTGCAGCAACGGCAAGCAGGCCATATTCTTTAGGGGCCTCTGCCGATGAATCCAGTGCCAGTTTTTCTTCTTTTTCAACCTGTGCTTCATGCTGGTTCCGCATGTTGTCTACTTTTACTTTGACCAGCGAGCCATACTTCAGGCCTTCCTGCATAACCAGTCCGGGATCTTCCGTATGGACATGCACTTTGACTATATCATCATCATTGACAACCAGCAGAGAATCGCCTAAACCGCTCAGATAACCCTGAAATTCATCATAATTGAATTCTTTCACATAGGTCGGACCCTGCTTAAGGGCCACCATGATTTCTGTGCAGTAGCCAAAAGTAATTTCGTCAGTCGCTACATGTCCGGCAACTGACTGATGATGGGCAGCATTGATCATTTCTGACATGTTGGCAGGGGTTGCCTGAAAGTCCTCCGAAGCGATATATTCTCCAGTAAGGGCAGCCAGAAAGCCTTCATAGATAAAGACCAGTCCCTGACCGCCTGAATCAACCACACCGACTTCTTTTAAAACCGGCAGCATCTCCGGCGTTTTAGCTAAAGCCCGTTTAGCACCATCAAGAGCAGCCTGCATAACAGCAATAGCATCATCCGTCTCTTCCGCTTTTTTTAAAGCACCTGCTGCTGCACCGCGGGAAACAGTCAGAATAGTTCCCTCGACAGGCTTCATAACAGCCTTATAAGCCACCTCGACACCTGCCTGAAAAGCCAAGGCCAAATCTTGTCCCGTCAGTTCTTCTTTATCACGGATAGCCTGGCTGAAACCGCGAAAAAGCTGTGAAGTGATTACTCCAGAGTTGCCGCGTGCGCCCATTAACAGACCCTTCGCAAGGATCTGACCGACTTCCCCAACAGTATTTGCCGGCTTGTCAGCAACTTCTTTAGCGCCGTTGTCCATAGTCATTCCCATATTGGTCCCTGTGTCACCGTCCGGAACAGGAAAAACATTAAGGGAGTTAACATATTCTGCTTGTTTTCCCAGGCGTGTGCTGGCAGCCTGGATCATCTCTTGAAATAAACTTGTTGTAATATTTGACACTAATCTTCTCCTACAACTTTGATATTTTGGATATAAACATTTACCGTATCAGCAGAAAGCCCTAGCTGCTTCTCGAGATTAAATCTGACACGCTCCTGAATATTTTTGGACACTTCGCTTATTTTGACGCCGTAACTCATCACTGTGTAAACATCTACAGTGATGCCAGTCTCTGCAGACTTTACAACAACGCCTTTGGCATAGTTTTCTTTGCGTAAGAGTGCCTGAAAATTATCCTTTATTGCACTTTTGCTCGCCATCCCTACAACACCGAAAATTTCTGTTGCTGAGCCGCCGACAACCGTCGCAATAACATCATCAGACAGCTCAATCTGCCCGTCTTTTGTATTAATTTTTACAGTCATACTGACTACCTCTCAAGTTTTTATCAGTTTATTTTATCATATTACAGCGAACTTGTAAAAAAATAGCCTGCCTGACCCGGTAACTTATAGACCGGAGACAGCCTGACTAACATATAAAAACAGTGTTTTTGATATTCTTTTATAAATAGTATTCTGTTCTGCAAAAAAAGCCGGGCATTCACCCGGCCTTTTATCATTCATTAAACCCGTTCAACTTTTCCGGACTTAAGTGCCCGTGCTGATGCCCAAACTTTTTTAGGTTTTCCGTCAACAAGAACAGTAACTTTTTGCAGATTTGGTTTCACGGTACGTTTGGTCTGATTCATCGCATGTGAGCGATTGTTCCCAGATACCGTTTTACGCCCTGTAAAATAACATACTTTTGCCATTTTTATCTCTTTCCTCCTACTTAGATTCAGGTGCTTAACACCACATACTAGACTAGTATACCAGAATCTCTTTTTTTTGACAACAGCCTTTTTACTGCTATCTGACCTGTCATTCGAAAGTGATAATGTCTCAGTTAGGTCAAAAGTAGTAATGTCCCGGATGGATGAGGAAGCCAGCATCAGATGACAGAGCAAGTACCTATGTTTGGGTAATTGCACTGGGATAAAAGGTTTATTATAATAAATTTGGTACATCTATGTTTATGAGGAGGATTGAATGAAGACAGAACGATTGATTGGCATCCTTTCAGTTCTGCTTCAAAGGGATAAGGTCACCGCTCCGGAACTTGCGGAACTCTTTGAAGTGTCTCGAAGAACGATTAACCGGGATATTGAAACCCTTTGTACCGCCGGAATTCCTATTATGACTGCACGAGGCGTAAACGGCGGGATTCAAATTATGGATGGTTACAGAGTAGACCGCACTGTCCTTTCAAATTCAGATATGCAGGCAATTCTAAGCGGATTGAAGAGCCTCGATAGCGTGAGCAGGACGAATCGCTACTTGCAGCTTATGGAAAAACTGTCGGCAGGGACAGCATCTTCTCTTTCGGGAGATAATCATATTTTGATAAACTTATCTGCATGGGATAAAGCCGCAGTGTCTAAGCGTATTGAACTGATTCATAAGGCGATTGAAAGCTGCAATTACCTATGTTTTCACTATTCGTCACCTTCCGGCGAAAGCAACCGGAAAATTGAGCCTTACTATTTGATTTTCCAGTGGTCAAACTGGTATGTGTGGGGCTGGTGCCTGAAACGTCAAGATTTCAGATTATTCAAGCTGAACAGAATGACAGCTGTCTCTGCTGGGGAACGTTTTACAAAACGCGACCTTCCGTATCCTGACTTATCAAATGACAGACTATTTCCGCATAACCACATGGTAAAAGCGATTATCCAGCCTGAATATCGCTTTCGCATACTGGATGACTATGGAGCAGAATCTATTGCAGAGCAAGCAGACGGCACCTTTCTGTTTTCATTTGGCTTTACTGATTTTGAAAGTATAATATCTTGGGTACTGTCTTTCGGTAAGGGGATTGAATTGCTTGAACCCCATGAACTGAGAGAAGGCTTAAAACATTTTGGAGAGGATTTAGTAAAAAAATATTCTTAAACATGACACACAGATGTCCTGTTCTCTTTGTTATGATGAATTTATAAAGAGTAGAGAGAGTAATGAAATGCGGTTAGACGGATTTGGTATCTTTGTAAACGATATGAAAACTATGGTTCATTTTTATCGAGATGTCCTAGGCTTTGAAATCCAGGAAGAGGATGATGCCAGCAATGTTTATTTAAAAAAAGACGGGACATTGTTTCTCTTGTTTCGCCGCAGTGATTTTGAAAAAATGACAAAACAGCGCTTTGCATATACTAATGGCATCAATGGCCATTATGAGATTGCTTTGTCTGTCGATAATTATGATTCGGTTGATGAAACTTATAATGCAGTACTTGCTAAAGGAGCAGTATCAGTCATGCCGCCGACCACTGAGGAGTGGGGTCAGCGAACATGCTATATCGCTGATCCGGAAGGAAATCTGATTGAGATTAGTTCTTTCGTAAAGGAGGTATAAGATGGTGTTTGACTACAAAAAAGAATATAAAGAATTCTATATGCCAAAGAACAAACCCAGTATTGTCAATGTGCCAAGCATGAATTATATGGCTGTTCGCGGACAAGGCGATCCAAATGACACAGACGGTTTCTACAAACAGTCTATCGGTCTGCTCTACGGAGTCGCTTTCACCATCAAAATGAGCAAAAAAGGCAGTCATCGCATTGAAGGATACTTCAATTATGTTGTCCCGCCGCTTGAGGGCTTTTGGTGGCAGGAAGGCGCAAACAGTATTGACTACGCCCATAAAGATGACTTCAATTGGATATCCGTAATCCGTCTTCCGGATTTTGTGACACAGACTGATTTTAAATGGGCGATTGAAGAGGCAGCAAAGAAAAAGAAAACAGACTTCTCTAAGGTTGAGCTTTTAACTTATGAAGAGGGACTGGCTGTCCAATGTCTGCATGTTGGCCCATACGATGAGGAACCCGCTACCATTTTATTAATGCATGAGTTTATGGAAAAGCAGGGATACACGCTTGATATCACAGACAAGCGGCTGCATCACGAGATTTATCTGAGTGATGCCAGAAAAGTGGCTCCCGAAAAACTGAAAACTATCATCAGACATCCCATACGCAAGCACTAGACTGAAAGATTAAAACTTAAACACCTTAGCTTCTGACTAGAGTATTTTTGGGGAGGCTGGCTGAACAAATCCAAACTGTTTTTGGAAACAGTGAGGACACTAAGTTAGCCATGCATTCATCTGGCAGCAGCATTTCGAATTTAGAAGTAACAACACAGCGGAACGGCTGTCAGGCAAGGATAAGGACCGAAAAATGAACAAAAACAATTGCCGTAAAATCCAAAACAGCAGAGGTGAAATAAATACTGAAAGGCTGGTAATCATCATTTAAAATCGTTTTTTAGTGTCACCTTTACTGAAAGGTCAATATACTACCTGTTCATTAAGAACACTTCAGGAACTTTGAAATAAAGGAATAAAGGTTGGCCAGCTAAAACAA
Coding sequences within it:
- a CDS encoding helix-turn-helix transcriptional regulator; translated protein: MKTERLIGILSVLLQRDKVTAPELAELFEVSRRTINRDIETLCTAGIPIMTARGVNGGIQIMDGYRVDRTVLSNSDMQAILSGLKSLDSVSRTNRYLQLMEKLSAGTASSLSGDNHILINLSAWDKAAVSKRIELIHKAIESCNYLCFHYSSPSGESNRKIEPYYLIFQWSNWYVWGWCLKRQDFRLFKLNRMTAVSAGERFTKRDLPYPDLSNDRLFPHNHMVKAIIQPEYRFRILDDYGAESIAEQADGTFLFSFGFTDFESIISWVLSFGKGIELLEPHELREGLKHFGEDLVKKYS
- a CDS encoding acetolactate synthase large subunit, with the translated sequence MKEVKLEEKKNGSELVLETLASLGIKTIFGYPGGAVLPLYDAIYSFKGIRHILARHEQGALHEAEGFAKSTGELGVALVTSGPGATNAITGIADGMGDSVPMLVFTGQVATPGIGKDAFQEADIIGVTMPITKYNYQIRDVADIPRVVTEAVHIATTGRPGPVVIDLPRDIAEKKTDFYYDPSLDIPSYQPTVEPNGLQVKKILQQLKKAKKPLIVAGGGANYAGASKELQVFAERYNIPVVSTLLSLGVMPIEHPLSLGMGGMHGSYAANMALTQCDFMINFGSRFADRLTGNPATFAKNAVVAHIDIDPAEIGKVVKTQIPVVGDARKALELLLSFDEVRTRHDEWTEQVLANKQKAPFGYDFDEEIIKPQHAIETIGKLTKGDALVVTDVGQHQMWVAQYYPFKKERQIITSGGLGTMGFGIPAAIGAKLANPDKEVILFVGDGGFQMTNQELAILNGYGIPIKVVLINNHSLGMVRQWQESFYNEHRSESTFDDEPNFQLLAEAYGIAHYKFSDPHSLEKDLQVIQDNKPMLIEINISNREHVYPMVPSGKANSEMLGVKFNA
- a CDS encoding VOC family protein translates to MRLDGFGIFVNDMKTMVHFYRDVLGFEIQEEDDASNVYLKKDGTLFLLFRRSDFEKMTKQRFAYTNGINGHYEIALSVDNYDSVDETYNAVLAKGAVSVMPPTTEEWGQRTCYIADPEGNLIEISSFVKEV
- a CDS encoding Asp23/Gls24 family envelope stress response protein, with the translated sequence MTVKINTKDGQIELSDDVIATVVGGSATEIFGVVGMASKSAIKDNFQALLRKENYAKGVVVKSAETGITVDVYTVMSYGVKISEVSKNIQERVRFNLEKQLGLSADTVNVYIQNIKVVGED
- a CDS encoding BlaI/MecI/CopY family transcriptional regulator codes for the protein MKAMKRLPDAEFTVLKAIWHLPNPVTSSQIIGALGDDNHWKRQTLLTILARLIEKGFLSSERKGREGHYTALISEEEYMEVEAGHFFSRYEGQSFGHLMKSFFATHHLSEKDINDINQLIQERKQEK
- the ilvN gene encoding acetolactate synthase small subunit; this encodes MRRMLTARLQNSTGVLNRFTGVLSRRQVNIESISVGHTDEPDISRITIIIDVETLEEVEQIIKQLNRLIDVVRVRDITDIPHLEREVVLIKISAPAAKRAEILAIIQPFRASVVDVAPKSITIQMTGDAEKIEALLRVVKPYGIRNLARTGATGFSRDFS
- a CDS encoding DAK2 domain-containing protein, with the protein product MSNITTSLFQEMIQAASTRLGKQAEYVNSLNVFPVPDGDTGTNMGMTMDNGAKEVADKPANTVGEVGQILAKGLLMGARGNSGVITSQLFRGFSQAIRDKEELTGQDLALAFQAGVEVAYKAVMKPVEGTILTVSRGAAAGALKKAEETDDAIAVMQAALDGAKRALAKTPEMLPVLKEVGVVDSGGQGLVFIYEGFLAALTGEYIASEDFQATPANMSEMINAAHHQSVAGHVATDEITFGYCTEIMVALKQGPTYVKEFNYDEFQGYLSGLGDSLLVVNDDDIVKVHVHTEDPGLVMQEGLKYGSLVKVKVDNMRNQHEAQVEKEEKLALDSSAEAPKEYGLLAVAAGDGLAEIFRSQGVDYIISGGQTMNPSTEDIVKAIEAVNAKQVIILPNNKNILLAAQSAAEVVGIPAAVIASKTVPQGFTSLLAFDPSKSLDENTEAMSAVLNDVVSGSVTVAVRDTSIDGLDIHKDDLLGMVDGKIVASDTDVKTVLQETFAKMIDEDSEIITIYIGEGGKEKTAKEIAAYLEERYDDIEAEIHQGDQPVYPYLMSVE
- a CDS encoding M56 family metallopeptidase; amino-acid sequence: MTELLFSLTVTVLLTSLFIIILSALLLLLKTKVSAKTVYRLWLLILVSLLIPLRPHFGQGIVEVQFQSWAASSASASSNVAAAAQDISIWDKFQQFYWLYLLLAVWLLGFLIVLGRQFLAYYRFRAMLKHWGQTVTDKRIQKRLEISKTALGISRPINVLLCPVIKSPMLTGFYRPVILLPAAHYTDEELDLIFEHELVHYKHHDLYTNLFIVTILALHWFNPLVHFACREMQEAAEAYCDETVLGYHGTGYRFYYSETILSMIDRSSKNFGMLTSCFYSNKFNLRRRILTIMENGKSLAFLSPFLILLLSFSLLGSGSVFALAGQNLSGTDSQIAKPSVSKNVNEEKEEPVSTGQPAEEPAPAPASASDSANDQETALTDEAQTNQILSSAGTETQQPDGVSRSSDEDDDRDDDFDDDDD
- the rpmB gene encoding 50S ribosomal protein L28, with the protein product MAKVCYFTGRKTVSGNNRSHAMNQTKRTVKPNLQKVTVLVDGKPKKVWASARALKSGKVERV
- the ilvC gene encoding ketol-acid reductoisomerase, whose protein sequence is MMAVTMEYEKDVKTAALSGKKIAVIGYGSQGHAHAQNLRDSGHDVIIGVRTGKSFDKAKEDGFSVYEVAEATKLADVIMILAPDEIQADLYASEIAPNLQAGNALGFAHGFNILFEYIKAPSDVDVFMCAPKGPGHLVRRTYTEGFGVPALYAVYQDATGNAKHIAMDWAKGVGAARVGLLETTFKEETEEDLFGEQAVLCGGLTALIETGFEVLTEAGYAPELAYFEVLHEMKLIVDLIYEGGFKKMRQSISNTAEFGDYVSGPRVITEQVKENMKAVLADIQSGKFAQEFVDDYKAGRPRLEAYRKAAADLEIEKVGAELRKAMPFVGQDDDDAFKIYN
- a CDS encoding GyrI-like domain-containing protein; the encoded protein is MVFDYKKEYKEFYMPKNKPSIVNVPSMNYMAVRGQGDPNDTDGFYKQSIGLLYGVAFTIKMSKKGSHRIEGYFNYVVPPLEGFWWQEGANSIDYAHKDDFNWISVIRLPDFVTQTDFKWAIEEAAKKKKTDFSKVELLTYEEGLAVQCLHVGPYDEEPATILLMHEFMEKQGYTLDITDKRLHHEIYLSDARKVAPEKLKTIIRHPIRKH